The Solanum lycopersicum chromosome 9, SLM_r2.1 genome window below encodes:
- the LOC101251122 gene encoding protein ZW2-like, which produces MPPGSSRANISVGSFEAFLQGWLRRQEELLNELTTTQNTLDESIIRNLISRILAHYQEYYEEKSRMSHINVFYMFSPSWFSPLEKSFLWIPGFKPGLAFPLVMNSVNDLTENQIEMINGLKIETRIQERDLMDKLAKIQESVAAPPLMGLAQQYRMEMLQDGEISEVDEEIEIIRTAMENVVTDADRLRTKTADSVVGILNPLQSLKFLAAAAQLQLRIRMIGMQREAERRHQMDTSNGW; this is translated from the exons atgcCACCAGGGTCATCAAGAGCCAACATAAGTGTTGGTTCATTTGAAGCTTTTCTTCAAGGTTGGTTAAGACGTCAAGAAGAATTGTTGAATGAACTTACAACAACACAAAACACACTTGATGAATCAATTATACGAAACCTTATTTCGCGTATTTTAGCTCATTATCAAGAATATTAcgaagaaaaatcaagaatgtCACATATAAATGTGTTCTACATGTTTTCTCCATCATGGTTTAGTCCATTAGAAAAAAGTTTCTTATGGATTCCTGGGTTTAAACCAGGATTAGCCTTTCCACTTGTAATGAATTCCGTTAATGATTTGACTGAAAATCAAATCGAAATGATTAATGGCCTAAAAATCGAAACGAGGATCCAAGAGAGGGATCTTATGGACAAATTAGCTAAAATTCAAGAAAGTGTCGCTGCACCGCCGTTGATGGGACTTGCACAGCAGTACCGAATGGAAATGCTTCAAG ATGGAGAGATTAGTGAAGTGGACGAGGAGATAGAGATAATAAGAACCGCGATGGAGAATGTAGTAACAGATGCAGATAGATTGAGGACAAAAACAGCAGATAGTGTGGTGGGAATTCTAAATCCTTTGCAAAGTTTGAAGTTTTTGGCAGCAGCAGCACAACTTCAACTAAGAATAAGGATGATTGGTATGCAGAGAGAAGCAGAGAGGAGACACCAAATGGATACCTCAAATGGTTGGTAG